A region of uncultured Carboxylicivirga sp. DNA encodes the following proteins:
- a CDS encoding TlpA disulfide reductase family protein: MKFVYFILFILVLASCNTNNTVTITGTITNPDDDVITLNVPFKASRDTIATIQEDGTFKAELEITKPYMATIINGDAYVKLSLVPGSVLNISFDGTDLKSGKTDNVTIEGDGSESSILLLELRNIQPEENIRALLAYPATEFDSKVTSHIQAITDKINEFESSNPGYESLTEILRLEQKVALAQYYNYFVMYHARFAPNDTLPVPEVFKTFVDAIATDNYDAFELSRQYKGFVVDQNMSAIDEKLTQDGVAEGSIAYTSKLFDAVVAMEVPQIVKDEMGNRMLGSYTYEPDSIKEVMKTRYTEIIKNEEYTNEFKALLAKLEKLQPGAVAPTFAYNDINGNQVTSEDLKGKVIYIDVWATWCGPCKGEIPYLKAMEEELHDSDIAFVSISVDNDKSAWEKMVAEKELKGYQLFAPKAWDSEIIQNYAIRGIPRFIMIDKEGKLVNANATRPSNPETKDKLIELANS; encoded by the coding sequence ATGAAATTTGTATATTTCATCCTGTTTATTTTGGTATTAGCATCGTGCAATACCAATAATACGGTAACAATTACCGGAACCATCACTAATCCGGATGACGATGTCATTACGCTTAACGTTCCTTTTAAGGCAAGTCGCGATACCATTGCAACAATCCAGGAAGATGGCACATTTAAAGCTGAATTGGAAATAACCAAACCATATATGGCTACAATAATCAATGGTGATGCCTATGTAAAACTGAGTCTGGTTCCTGGTTCTGTTCTTAATATTAGCTTTGACGGCACTGATCTTAAAAGTGGTAAAACTGATAATGTTACTATTGAAGGAGACGGTAGTGAAAGCTCTATCCTTTTACTTGAATTGCGTAACATTCAACCAGAAGAAAATATCAGAGCTTTACTTGCCTATCCAGCAACAGAATTTGATTCAAAGGTAACTTCTCATATTCAGGCAATCACTGATAAAATAAATGAGTTTGAGTCATCAAATCCTGGTTATGAAAGCCTAACCGAAATTCTTCGTCTAGAGCAAAAAGTAGCTTTAGCTCAATATTACAATTACTTCGTAATGTATCATGCCCGTTTTGCACCAAATGACACATTACCTGTTCCTGAAGTATTCAAAACTTTTGTTGATGCTATTGCAACAGATAATTACGATGCATTTGAGCTAAGCAGACAATACAAAGGCTTTGTTGTTGATCAAAATATGTCTGCCATTGACGAGAAGCTGACTCAGGATGGAGTTGCTGAAGGTAGCATTGCCTACACCAGTAAATTATTTGATGCTGTTGTAGCCATGGAAGTACCTCAAATTGTAAAAGATGAAATGGGAAATCGAATGCTAGGATCATACACCTACGAACCAGACAGCATTAAAGAAGTGATGAAGACCCGATATACCGAGATCATCAAAAACGAGGAATATACCAATGAATTTAAGGCATTATTGGCAAAATTAGAGAAACTGCAACCCGGAGCAGTGGCACCCACCTTTGCTTATAATGACATTAATGGTAACCAGGTTACTTCTGAAGATTTAAAAGGAAAAGTTATCTATATTGATGTTTGGGCAACCTGGTGTGGACCTTGTAAAGGAGAAATTCCATATCTAAAAGCAATGGAAGAAGAATTACATGATTCAGACATTGCTTTTGTAAGTATCTCGGTTGATAATGACAAAAGTGCCTGGGAAAAGATGGTTGCTGAAAAAGAGCTGAAAGGATATCAACTCTTTGCACCTAAAGCATGGGACTCAGAAATTATTCAAAACTATGCTATCAGAGGCATTCCTCGCTTTATCATGATTGACAAAGAAGGAAAATTGGTAAATGCCAATGCCACTCGCCCATCAAACCCTGAAACAAAAGATAAATTGATTGAACTGGCAAATAGTTAA
- a CDS encoding outer membrane lipoprotein-sorting protein, whose product MTTIKLLKHLLLSLVIVLSSIAQAQDAKEIVKQADDKMQGEESSISVMSMTIKRPTYERNLTFKNWTKGTQFAMTLVTAPAQEKGQTFLKREREMWNWNPRISRMIKLPPSMMSQGWMGSDYTNDDALKKSSIVEDYHHTLLGSEEIEGNDCYHIQLVPTEEAAVVWGKVIMWVTKDEYIQMKIEYYDEDEFLVKTELAHNITTLGGRVLPSQFEIIPADKPNQRTLMNIENIEFNVPIEDTFFSQQSMKRIR is encoded by the coding sequence ATGACAACTATTAAATTATTAAAACACTTACTACTTAGTCTTGTTATCGTGCTATCTTCTATTGCACAAGCTCAAGATGCAAAGGAAATTGTAAAGCAGGCAGATGATAAGATGCAAGGAGAAGAATCCAGCATTTCTGTGATGTCTATGACTATTAAACGCCCAACCTATGAAAGGAATCTGACGTTTAAAAACTGGACCAAAGGAACCCAGTTTGCCATGACCCTCGTTACAGCTCCTGCGCAGGAAAAAGGTCAGACTTTTTTAAAACGTGAACGCGAAATGTGGAATTGGAATCCCCGCATATCGCGCATGATTAAACTTCCACCATCGATGATGTCTCAAGGCTGGATGGGATCGGACTACACCAATGATGATGCTTTAAAAAAATCTTCTATTGTTGAGGATTACCACCATACTTTGCTAGGTTCTGAAGAAATTGAGGGAAACGATTGTTACCACATTCAACTGGTTCCGACCGAAGAAGCAGCCGTAGTTTGGGGTAAAGTAATAATGTGGGTCACAAAAGATGAATACATTCAAATGAAGATTGAGTATTACGATGAAGATGAGTTTTTGGTAAAAACCGAATTGGCTCATAACATCACCACACTTGGAGGACGTGTTCTACCCTCGCAATTTGAAATTATTCCGGCAGACAAACCCAATCAGCGCACCCTTATGAACATTGAGAATATTGAATTTAATGTGCCAATTGAAGACACTTTCTTCTCACAACAAAGTATGAAACGAATTCGCTAA
- a CDS encoding FtsX-like permease family protein, translating into MILSISWRNVWRSKTRSVVILFAIALGIFTGVFNYAFYNGMAVQRINSAISTEASHIQIHPKGYLEEPDEKNYISNAASLASEISEKDSVKAACSRFIVQGMIQSPTTSSGIRIMGINPEIESSVTNVHSKIIDGAYFEGVKRNPVVIGQKLADKLKLKVRSKVVITFADASGYISGASFRVAGIYETSNKMYDQTNIFVKTEDLTSLYGVNTNAGHEIAVLLNQSDDVPAVLDVLTNKYQQYDVKEWRKIMPEVSMLESSLDISMYIFMIIILLALTFGIINTMLMAVLERTKELGMLMSIGMNRGRVFKMIMIETVFLSLIGGVVGIIMGALVTVLTAKSGIDISIVSEGFGAMGYDSMVYPVLRIKNVIDVVVMVFITGMLAALYPAYKALKLKPAEAIRIDM; encoded by the coding sequence ATGATACTATCAATATCCTGGCGTAATGTGTGGCGAAGTAAAACCCGCAGTGTGGTAATACTATTTGCCATCGCCTTAGGAATTTTCACAGGAGTATTCAACTATGCCTTTTATAATGGAATGGCAGTTCAACGAATCAATTCAGCCATTTCAACAGAGGCCTCGCATATTCAGATACATCCCAAAGGCTATCTCGAAGAACCAGATGAAAAAAATTACATCAGTAATGCAGCCTCACTGGCAAGTGAGATCTCAGAAAAAGATTCGGTGAAAGCAGCTTGTTCACGTTTTATCGTACAAGGAATGATCCAGTCACCCACTACCTCATCTGGTATTAGAATAATGGGGATTAATCCTGAGATTGAATCAAGTGTGACCAATGTACACAGTAAAATTATTGATGGAGCTTATTTTGAAGGTGTAAAACGTAATCCCGTAGTAATCGGTCAGAAACTGGCTGATAAACTGAAACTAAAGGTACGTTCAAAAGTGGTTATTACTTTTGCTGATGCTTCAGGTTATATATCAGGCGCCTCATTCAGAGTGGCTGGCATCTATGAAACATCCAACAAAATGTATGATCAAACCAATATTTTTGTCAAAACTGAAGACCTGACTTCATTATATGGTGTCAACACCAATGCTGGTCACGAAATAGCCGTTTTACTCAATCAATCTGATGACGTGCCGGCTGTTTTAGATGTACTAACAAATAAGTATCAACAATATGATGTAAAAGAATGGCGTAAGATCATGCCCGAAGTTTCAATGCTGGAATCAAGTCTGGATATATCCATGTATATATTCATGATCATTATTCTACTGGCACTGACCTTTGGAATCATCAACACCATGCTAATGGCTGTACTGGAACGCACCAAAGAATTAGGTATGCTCATGTCAATTGGTATGAATAGAGGACGTGTATTTAAGATGATCATGATCGAAACCGTTTTCCTTTCTCTCATTGGTGGAGTTGTAGGTATTATCATGGGAGCTTTAGTTACTGTTCTTACAGCTAAATCTGGCATTGACATATCCATTGTATCAGAAGGATTTGGCGCAATGGGATATGATTCGATGGTATATCCGGTTTTAAGAATTAAAAATGTTATTGATGTGGTTGTCATGGTATTTATCACCGGCATGTTGGCAGCTCTTTACCCTGCCTATAAGGCTTTAAAGCTAAAACCTGCCGAAGCCATTCGTATTGATATGTAA
- a CDS encoding ABC transporter ATP-binding protein, whose amino-acid sequence MNVIEVKKLSKIYNDSEVKVHAVQGIDLEIQEGEFTAIVGPSGCGKTTFLNMLGGLDQPTEGSIRIGDTMVNELQSSELIDFRLHNIGFVFQAYNLIPVLTAKENVEFIMQLQGKSKEERDKRAISLLTEVGLGDRVDARPSRLSGGQQQRVAVARALASKPKFVLADEPTANLDSTSTETLLDIMEKLNREENITFIFSTHDARVVNKARRVIQLEDGKIIKDERKA is encoded by the coding sequence ATGAATGTAATTGAAGTTAAAAAACTAAGCAAGATATATAACGATTCAGAAGTAAAAGTTCACGCTGTTCAAGGAATCGATTTAGAAATACAGGAAGGTGAATTCACTGCTATTGTAGGTCCTTCAGGATGTGGTAAAACCACTTTTCTGAATATGTTAGGTGGGCTTGATCAACCTACAGAAGGAAGCATCAGGATTGGAGATACGATGGTTAATGAGCTACAATCCTCTGAACTGATTGATTTCAGATTGCACAATATTGGTTTTGTTTTTCAGGCCTATAACCTGATACCCGTATTAACAGCCAAAGAAAATGTGGAGTTTATCATGCAATTACAAGGCAAAAGTAAAGAGGAACGTGACAAAAGAGCCATCAGCCTCTTAACTGAAGTCGGTTTAGGAGATCGCGTTGATGCCCGTCCTTCAAGACTTTCTGGTGGTCAGCAACAACGTGTGGCTGTAGCAAGGGCACTGGCTTCCAAACCTAAATTCGTACTAGCTGATGAACCTACTGCGAATCTTGATTCTACTTCAACAGAAACATTACTAGATATCATGGAAAAGCTGAACCGCGAAGAAAATATCACATTTATCTTTAGTACTCACGATGCCAGGGTAGTTAATAAAGCCCGTCGTGTTATTCAACTGGAAGATGGTAAAATTATCAAAGATGAACGTAAAGCTTAA
- a CDS encoding efflux RND transporter periplasmic adaptor subunit, translating to MLTILGTVLAGCGSKKEETVKKARYVKVMQLDTNQLGEQLQFNGQVKEKRDVNVAFKVGGQVIDLLVDEGDYVKEGQVIAKIDKRDYKIRLQGAKAQYDQIEGEYTRYKELYEKNKLPANTLEKLEAGYLGAKSQYEAAENALNDTELKAPFTGYVYKRNIHKYENVGPGQPIISLLDVSQLEVHFSLSERQVAQSNDFKKITCDVATAGVKGVEAKILSVNEKANGSDMYDVRLALSKEQASELRPGMSVKVNVEVSTHGKQQTVVPLESVFKEGEASYIWVYNPANSTVNKQQIQVNQLINNGYVAINSKLKGDEMIVVAGVHSLQDNQEVRVLENNKL from the coding sequence ATGCTGACAATTTTGGGAACAGTGTTGGCAGGGTGTGGGAGTAAAAAGGAAGAGACAGTCAAAAAAGCTCGGTATGTTAAAGTAATGCAACTGGATACCAATCAATTGGGTGAACAATTGCAATTTAACGGACAAGTGAAGGAGAAACGTGACGTAAATGTGGCCTTTAAGGTTGGAGGTCAAGTAATTGATTTGCTGGTTGATGAAGGAGACTATGTAAAAGAAGGTCAGGTAATTGCTAAGATTGATAAACGTGATTATAAAATTCGTTTACAAGGTGCTAAAGCCCAGTATGATCAGATAGAAGGAGAATATACTCGTTATAAGGAACTATATGAGAAGAATAAGCTTCCTGCTAATACATTAGAGAAGTTAGAAGCAGGATATCTGGGTGCAAAAAGTCAATATGAAGCAGCTGAGAATGCATTAAATGATACAGAATTAAAGGCTCCGTTTACGGGATATGTATATAAACGAAATATTCATAAATATGAGAATGTTGGTCCGGGACAGCCTATTATCTCTTTGTTGGATGTAAGCCAGTTGGAAGTACATTTTAGCCTTTCAGAAAGGCAGGTTGCTCAATCAAATGATTTTAAAAAGATTACCTGTGATGTAGCTACTGCCGGAGTAAAGGGGGTTGAAGCTAAAATTCTGTCTGTTAATGAGAAGGCCAATGGAAGTGATATGTATGATGTTCGTCTGGCTTTATCGAAAGAACAGGCTTCTGAGTTACGTCCGGGTATGTCGGTAAAGGTTAATGTTGAAGTATCAACCCACGGAAAACAACAGACTGTTGTGCCATTGGAATCGGTATTTAAAGAGGGAGAGGCATCATATATTTGGGTGTATAATCCGGCTAATTCTACTGTTAATAAACAACAGATTCAGGTCAATCAATTAATAAACAATGGTTATGTAGCGATTAACAGCAAACTAAAAGGTGATGAAATGATAGTAGTTGCCGGAGTACATAGTTTGCAGGATAATCAGGAAGTGAGAGTGTTGGAAAATAATAAGCTGTAA
- a CDS encoding alpha/beta hydrolase, with the protein MAAFERTYTFDIAHQSIAYHRIGKGEPVMFIHGITTYSFIWRNIVPFFAENYDVIAVDLAGCGESSKNIDDSYSLKSHAGMLLKLIEHLDLQNVHLVCHDVGGGVGQIMAVRHTSLFKSITLINTVAYDYWPVQPIISMRTPIIRNLAMISLDLGAFRLLVKRGMYHRERVNDALMSLFWKPMNTSEGRKAFLYFAHCLNNNDLMELKDELSKLALPVLIVRGEADVYLQKAISDDLYKNLPNATYKKIITGGHFIQEDEPEQLSDLILSFHKELNGRG; encoded by the coding sequence ATGGCAGCTTTTGAACGGACATATACATTTGATATTGCTCATCAAAGTATAGCTTATCATCGTATCGGAAAGGGTGAGCCTGTTATGTTTATTCATGGCATAACAACATATTCGTTTATTTGGCGAAATATAGTACCCTTTTTTGCCGAGAATTATGATGTAATTGCAGTTGATCTGGCCGGTTGTGGTGAATCAAGTAAAAACATTGACGATTCATATTCTTTAAAAAGTCATGCCGGAATGCTGTTGAAGTTGATTGAACATCTTGATCTTCAAAATGTTCATTTAGTGTGTCACGATGTTGGTGGAGGTGTTGGGCAGATCATGGCAGTGCGTCATACCAGTTTGTTTAAAAGTATTACTTTGATAAACACTGTTGCTTATGATTATTGGCCGGTACAGCCAATTATCTCAATGCGCACTCCCATAATACGAAATCTGGCTATGATAAGTCTTGATTTAGGAGCTTTTCGTTTATTAGTAAAAAGAGGAATGTATCATCGCGAAAGAGTGAATGATGCTTTAATGTCGTTATTCTGGAAACCCATGAATACCAGTGAAGGCCGTAAAGCCTTTTTGTATTTTGCACATTGTCTTAATAATAATGATTTGATGGAGTTGAAAGATGAACTATCGAAGCTTGCATTACCGGTTTTAATAGTAAGAGGTGAAGCAGATGTTTATTTACAAAAAGCGATAAGTGATGATTTATATAAGAATCTTCCGAATGCGACATATAAAAAAATCATAACAGGAGGACATTTTATTCAGGAAGATGAACCAGAGCAACTTTCAGATTTAATACTAAGTTTCCACAAGGAATTAAATGGCAGGGGATAA
- a CDS encoding ChaN family lipoprotein, whose protein sequence is MSQFLKIILFFLASLVLTHSAIAQDKSAYQLFNSKGKKVTYKKMLKEASQFDIVFFGELHNNAISHWLQYELTNELNKSRKLILGAEMFEADNQEGLNQYLQGLIEEDSLSSKVRLWPNYPTDYKPLVKLAKEHQLPFIATNVPRRYASMVYRKDVESLDSLSKEEKNWMAPLPFAYDSNVACYKNMLSMGGGHGGENLPKAQALKDATMAYFILKNFEAGKLFIHYNGAYHSDNHEGIIWQIRQNNQDLKIITISTVNQSDLKKLIDENKGKADFIICVDEDMTPTY, encoded by the coding sequence ATGTCCCAATTTCTTAAAATAATCCTTTTCTTTTTAGCCAGTTTAGTTTTAACTCATTCAGCAATTGCTCAGGATAAATCTGCTTATCAGCTATTCAATTCGAAAGGCAAAAAAGTTACCTATAAAAAAATGCTAAAAGAAGCATCTCAATTCGATATTGTATTCTTTGGAGAACTGCATAATAATGCCATTTCACACTGGTTACAATACGAACTTACCAACGAACTCAATAAATCGAGGAAACTCATACTGGGAGCCGAAATGTTTGAGGCCGATAATCAGGAAGGCCTGAATCAATACTTACAAGGTCTGATAGAAGAAGACTCCTTATCAAGTAAAGTGAGATTATGGCCCAATTATCCAACTGACTATAAACCCTTGGTTAAACTAGCCAAAGAACATCAATTACCTTTTATTGCAACCAATGTTCCCCGACGATATGCAAGTATGGTATACAGAAAAGACGTTGAATCGCTCGACTCATTGAGTAAAGAAGAAAAAAACTGGATGGCTCCTCTTCCTTTCGCATACGATAGCAACGTAGCATGCTACAAAAACATGTTAAGCATGGGTGGTGGACACGGAGGCGAAAATCTTCCCAAAGCCCAGGCCTTGAAAGATGCAACCATGGCTTACTTTATTCTCAAAAATTTTGAAGCCGGTAAATTGTTTATTCATTATAACGGAGCATATCACAGTGACAATCATGAAGGCATTATCTGGCAAATTCGTCAGAATAATCAAGATCTGAAAATAATTACTATTTCAACCGTTAACCAAAGCGATTTAAAAAAGCTAATAGATGAAAATAAAGGAAAGGCTGACTTTATTATTTGTGTTGACGAAGACATGACGCCTACCTATTAA
- a CDS encoding TetR/AcrR family transcriptional regulator — translation MSPRTDIQNEKIREERKQQIMQVALEVIAENGFASASISRIAQKAGISKGLMYNYFESKEALVISIMLEGFNQLTSAFDPNHDGVLTEAELHFFIDHSFKTLEDNLPFWRMYFMVLLQPDVYNIITPHLEKTLQPFYETAMSFFINHGYEDPVTEVRFFAAMMDGVGLHFIMDPDNFPMEGVKKKMHQMFTSKL, via the coding sequence ATGTCACCAAGAACCGATATACAAAACGAAAAAATTCGCGAAGAACGCAAACAACAAATTATGCAAGTTGCGTTGGAAGTGATTGCTGAAAATGGATTTGCAAGTGCATCTATTTCACGAATTGCTCAAAAAGCAGGAATCTCAAAAGGATTAATGTATAATTACTTCGAAAGCAAAGAAGCTTTGGTTATCAGCATTATGCTGGAAGGATTCAATCAACTTACTTCTGCTTTTGATCCTAACCATGATGGAGTATTAACAGAGGCAGAACTGCACTTCTTTATCGATCATTCATTCAAAACACTGGAAGACAATCTTCCATTCTGGCGTATGTATTTCATGGTACTGCTTCAACCGGATGTTTATAACATCATCACGCCTCATCTTGAAAAAACATTACAACCTTTCTACGAAACAGCCATGAGCTTTTTTATCAACCATGGGTATGAAGATCCGGTTACTGAAGTCCGCTTTTTTGCAGCCATGATGGATGGTGTAGGCCTTCATTTTATTATGGACCCCGACAATTTCCCGATGGAAGGAGTAAAAAAGAAAATGCATCAAATGTTTACGAGCAAATTATAG
- a CDS encoding FtsX-like permease family protein — MANSELKLAWRNIWRNKRRTLITVASIFFGVILSTLMTSMQNGTYSKMIDNVVSFYSGYVQIHHPDYWETKSIDDLFVPTDSLIKTVSDNKDVDLIIPRMESFALMSFGNNTKGGMLIGVDPPKENELTRLGHWVSKGKYLEQNDDGILMAVNLAKALNVQIGDTIALISQGYHGYSASGLFPLKGILEFPFPTMNNFGTYITLNKAREFFSAPEMVTSLVLTVEDYDDVYPVKHHLEGSLGDNYSVMTWDEMDPVTKQMIEGDKGQGIIMKGILYILIGFGVFSTVIMMIAERRKELGVMVAVGMNKLKLAKVLFYETMLIGVVGVVAGFVVSVPLVWGLVNSPIPLTGEVADVYEQFGMEPAIYFGNDPMVFWGQLLIVFAITLLVSIYPLSKILRLQVTKALRS; from the coding sequence ATGGCAAACAGCGAACTAAAACTGGCGTGGCGCAATATCTGGCGGAACAAGCGAAGAACTTTGATTACTGTAGCATCCATCTTTTTTGGTGTAATTCTAAGTACTTTGATGACTTCAATGCAAAATGGTACTTATTCAAAAATGATTGATAATGTAGTTAGCTTTTATTCGGGTTACGTGCAGATTCATCACCCTGACTATTGGGAAACCAAATCGATTGATGACCTTTTTGTTCCAACTGATTCATTAATAAAAACTGTATCTGACAATAAAGATGTGGATCTGATTATTCCACGCATGGAGTCTTTTGCATTAATGTCATTCGGCAATAACACCAAAGGTGGAATGTTGATTGGAGTGGACCCACCCAAAGAAAACGAACTGACCAGACTGGGCCATTGGGTAAGCAAAGGAAAATATCTGGAGCAAAATGATGATGGCATTTTAATGGCGGTTAACCTGGCAAAAGCATTAAATGTGCAGATTGGCGACACCATAGCCTTAATCAGTCAGGGATATCATGGTTATAGTGCCAGTGGACTCTTTCCTTTGAAAGGTATTCTTGAGTTTCCATTCCCGACAATGAATAATTTCGGAACTTACATCACACTCAATAAAGCCCGTGAGTTTTTCTCAGCTCCAGAAATGGTCACCAGTCTGGTATTAACAGTTGAAGACTATGACGATGTTTATCCTGTTAAACATCATCTGGAAGGGAGTCTGGGAGATAATTATTCTGTAATGACCTGGGACGAAATGGACCCGGTTACCAAACAAATGATCGAAGGTGACAAAGGCCAGGGCATCATCATGAAAGGGATTTTATATATCCTGATTGGCTTTGGAGTCTTCTCAACAGTAATCATGATGATTGCTGAAAGAAGAAAAGAACTGGGTGTGATGGTGGCCGTTGGTATGAACAAACTTAAGCTGGCTAAAGTATTGTTTTACGAAACGATGTTGATTGGAGTGGTGGGTGTAGTTGCCGGTTTTGTGGTGAGTGTGCCTTTAGTATGGGGACTGGTTAACAGCCCTATTCCTCTGACCGGTGAAGTAGCTGATGTATACGAACAATTTGGTATGGAACCAGCCATTTATTTTGGTAACGATCCAATGGTTTTCTGGGGGCAATTACTGATTGTTTTTGCCATTACCTTGCTGGTTTCCATTTATCCATTGAGTAAAATACTCAGGTTACAGGTTACCAAAGCACTTCGTTCTTAA
- a CDS encoding PAS domain-containing sensor histidine kinase: protein MAGDKNDNTIEELKERIAYLERENNALSEHVEETVLFNFISESFDSISNDKELLEALLEKISILKDVPLCYCIELKQRSHRVLASYCAYDQGSNDCVEPLLSSNIIKSVKSEGFLKLNCQDLEADLFNPDSLGRFKPYQIVLIHFHNHHVNSGMFVFVNGIDNKCVFDDLFIFNQFVKIVSDKWERLGLILQLKKLNESLEKKVKRRTQELTRLNELLFKEIQTNQNTNQELDIEREKFKQLFQMANDAIYLWELDSKGNIKKCLEVNQAASDMTGYAHDELLTMTPSDLLIDDLKEKEKEVLNDLNENKIKRFEVIHRRKDGTIYPVEINAHQFTLHNKEVIISISRNISNRKRIEKDLIEAKDKAEEADCLKSSFLANMSHEIRTPMNAISGFAELIKEDNLVMSEVKDFADIILNNSSHLLNLINDLVDFSKIEAGYVKPIITAVNIAGIIKSLELNIQSLLYNYHKEHITTFFDVPEFLQHQTIKTDEVKLRQILSNLLNNSVKYTRKGNISLKVSLVEEKLQFLVSDTGIGIPQKFHKKIFERFVQVKDKKTFSIPGTGLGLAICLNLAEMLEGKVELLNSSPKGTTFALTIPYRLT from the coding sequence ATGGCAGGGGATAAAAATGACAATACAATTGAGGAGTTAAAGGAGCGTATTGCTTACCTTGAAAGGGAAAATAATGCTTTATCAGAACATGTTGAAGAAACTGTTTTATTTAATTTTATTTCAGAGAGTTTTGATTCGATAAGTAATGATAAAGAACTGCTTGAGGCATTATTGGAAAAAATTTCCATCCTGAAAGATGTTCCGTTGTGTTATTGTATTGAATTAAAACAGAGAAGTCATCGGGTTTTGGCTAGTTATTGTGCATATGATCAAGGTAGTAATGATTGTGTTGAGCCTCTTCTGAGTAGTAATATTATCAAAAGTGTAAAGTCAGAAGGTTTTCTGAAACTTAATTGTCAGGATTTAGAAGCAGATTTATTTAATCCTGATTCTCTGGGAAGATTTAAACCATATCAGATCGTATTGATCCATTTTCATAATCATCATGTTAATAGTGGTATGTTTGTCTTTGTTAATGGAATTGACAATAAGTGTGTGTTTGATGATCTTTTTATTTTCAATCAGTTTGTAAAAATTGTATCAGATAAATGGGAGCGGTTAGGGTTAATTCTTCAGTTAAAGAAATTAAACGAATCACTTGAAAAAAAGGTTAAAAGAAGAACTCAGGAGCTTACCCGATTGAACGAGCTGCTTTTTAAAGAGATTCAAACCAATCAAAATACCAATCAGGAACTTGATATTGAAAGAGAAAAGTTTAAACAACTCTTTCAGATGGCAAATGATGCTATTTATCTATGGGAATTAGATAGTAAAGGCAATATTAAAAAATGCCTGGAAGTTAATCAGGCTGCATCTGATATGACGGGTTATGCCCATGATGAGTTGCTAACAATGACACCTTCTGATCTTTTAATTGATGATCTTAAAGAGAAAGAAAAGGAAGTATTAAATGATCTAAATGAAAACAAGATAAAACGCTTTGAAGTGATTCATAGGCGTAAAGATGGTACCATTTATCCGGTTGAAATTAATGCACATCAGTTCACTCTTCATAATAAAGAAGTAATTATCTCTATTTCACGAAATATATCAAACAGGAAAAGGATTGAGAAAGATTTAATTGAGGCAAAGGATAAAGCAGAAGAAGCCGATTGTTTAAAATCTTCTTTCCTGGCTAACATGAGTCACGAGATTCGAACACCTATGAATGCTATTTCGGGATTTGCCGAACTAATTAAAGAAGATAATCTGGTGATGAGTGAGGTAAAAGATTTCGCTGACATCATATTAAATAATAGCTCTCACCTGTTAAACCTGATTAATGATCTAGTGGATTTTTCTAAAATTGAAGCAGGTTATGTAAAACCCATTATAACTGCAGTTAATATTGCCGGCATCATTAAAAGCCTTGAATTAAACATACAATCTTTGTTATATAACTATCACAAAGAACATATCACAACATTTTTTGATGTTCCTGAATTCCTGCAACATCAAACTATAAAGACAGATGAAGTTAAACTAAGACAGATTTTATCCAATCTGTTGAATAACTCTGTAAAATATACCCGTAAAGGGAATATTTCATTAAAAGTATCTTTGGTTGAGGAAAAGCTTCAGTTTTTAGTATCAGATACAGGAATTGGTATTCCACAAAAGTTTCATAAAAAGATATTTGAACGATTTGTGCAGGTAAAAGACAAAAAAACCTTTAGCATTCCCGGTACAGGCTTGGGGCTGGCTATTTGTCTTAACCTTGCAGAAATGCTTGAAGGCAAAGTTGAATTACTTAACTCTTCACCCAAAGGAACAACCTTTGCACTTACTATTCCCTATCGATTGACATAA